The DNA window atcgagggaagtaattcgTACCAATTTCATTCCGCATTGGTCAGAATTCACCTGGGAGTAATTTCGtgggtccagttctgggcattgcaAATTGTGTAGCCGATACTGACCTGTAGCTGGAACGTCCAGTGAGGAAAATCCAAAACAGCAAAGCGTCTGGAACGCatgtcctatgaagagaggcttggggagctgaggatgtttagcctggagaagcaaaggttaaggggggacatgatagttatgtttaaatatttgaagggatgccatgtcgaagagggagcaagcttgtttttctgctgccctcAGAGATTGTGGCCCGGAGCACcttgattcaaggtgcaggaaaagagattcccacctaaacattaggaaaaactttctaactgtcagggctgtttgacagtggaatgcactgcctcagagagttgcggagtctccttctttggaggttttaaacagacgaacatatgtcaggagtgctttgatggtgtgttcctgcatggcagggggttggactggatggtccttggggtctcttccaactctatgattctatgggtaAGCAGAAAGCTCAAAAAAGCAAGGTCAACCCCATTAGCAATAATCCTCAGAGGGAACGCTTCCGAACATATTTGTCCCTGAGCTAAATCTTTAGATGCTACGAATTCTGCAAGCAGACTCTGCCATTTACCGGGGAAAGGTTAGCGTTCCCCTTCCATTTGTTACTCCGGATAAGATCTCACAGACGCCCTGTCAGAaagggctgctgttgttttgtcGCCAGCAGCAGATTCCACTGCAGCCTCAAGAAGATTCACTTCATAGAAGCACGGAAAAATATAATTCGTCTCGTTGGAAGACTCTGTAATGCATTGTAATGTTCAGGGGGAAAGACCTGGGCTTTGTGGTTTAAACCACAtgaatggagaagaagaagaggaggaggaggaggagtttggattgatatcccccccttctcccctgtaaggagactcaaaggggcttacaatctccttccccttcccctccccacaacaaacaccctgtgaggtggatggggctgagacagctccgaagaactgtgaccagctcaaggtcacccagttggcatgtgtgggagtgcacaagctaatctggttcaccagataagcctccaaagctcaagtggcacagcggggaatcaaacctggttctccagattagagtgcgcctgttcttaaccacgacaccacgctgactcttacATACAGATGCCTtccactgaatcaaaccattgagGTCAGAATTAACAACACAAgatgagccctgctgggtcagaccgaGGCTCAAAAAATCCAAccgtctgttcacacagtggccaaccaggtgccattgggaaccCATGAGCAAGACAACCACAGCAGCGTCATCTTGTCTGTGGTCGACGGCACCCTAATATAACAAGCACGCTCCTCTGACGCTGGAGTGAATAAGCAACCGCCACAATGACCAATGAGCAGCCCCCAAAACGTCTTTTTTAATGCCTGAAAGAGCAAcacaaagaagaagggggagcagaaattcagaaggaaaaaaagcccAGGTTTAATTTTCCTCCCATAAACGCAGTGCATATGGAAACTGCCCTTTACGTTCAATGGTGACTCTGAACGCTTCTGCTAGAACTCTGATCTTACTGGAAACCGAGCTCTATGCACCTACCCATGCTACCATTTCTTGGAGAAACCTCCGCTCTCGAAAAGACCGGCAGATTCTGACTGATGTGCGCTATTGCAAAAGGCACGTTTGCAAGGATTCTTGTAAGCCAActgtctgacacacacacacacacacacacacacacccgcatcCAGCTAGTGCAGGAGAatacagcttctctgctctggccCTTTTAGCTTAAATCCCCAGGCCGTACGTGAAATGAACGCTGGAGCACATAGTAAAAACCTGGAAGATCCACCCTCCACCCCACGGCAATATTCCACTGGGGGGATCATCTCAGTGTTTTcttgcacaacaaacaccctaataTATAAGCATATACATTTTTCGCTAACATACAGCGCAATCGCCACCGCATGCTACGCGTTTCCAGCGGCATCCGAGAATCGTCAGCCTTGCATTACAACTTCGGGCCCTGGCTTCCCTAACTTTTCTTTCCACGAGGTAAACTTTGAAGCCCAGCCCGCAGTGGTTCTCTTGGCCATCAGCCACCgccaaagaagaaaaatagaaaatactGAGCTTGGCTTTATCTATTTCACCTGCGGAACTCTACAAATTCGGGCTCTTCAAAACAGTCATGACAGCACCtagacatcataagaacataagtaacgccccagctggatcagaccccaTAGAGTCCATCTgaagttcagctctctgctactcgcagtgctcCACCAGGCGCCCTTTCGGGAGCTCAGCGTTGCAGTATGTCTTGTGccgcaatggccttctggtgctgctgctcccgaaagcacctttTGACTATAcgggcatttgtaatctcagatcaaagagagcACTGGTGATTTTGCGCCATAGATCAAATTCTCCTCCGAGAAATCTTGCCAAGGCCCCggaaagctatccatgttagtggccatcaattaatctcctgtggcagtatattccttGTCGCCCACCGCACGATGCTATGAAGTGCAGcgcctttccttttattagtcctaattcttccccccagcattttcaatggatgccccctggttctagtattgtgagaaagagagaaaaatttctctctgtcaacattttctaccccatgcataattttatacacttcaatcatatcccccctcagacgtctcctctccaaactaaagagtcccaaacgctgcagcctctcctcaaaaggaagatgctccagtccctcaatcatcttcgttgcccttctctgcactttttctatctcttcaacatcctttttgagatgtggtgaccacaactgaacacaggactccaagtgcggtcgcaccacggctttatataagggcatgacaatctttgcagtttcattatcaattcctttcctaatgatccccagcctagagtttgcctttttcacagctgaacagagtttgcctttttcacatcgtACCTGGGACTATGTTAAGGGAGGGacacgatagctatgtttaaatatttgaaggggtgccgTGTCGAAaaaggagcaagtttgttttctgctgcctcagagactaggacacggagtcatgggttcaagatgcaggaaaagagatcccacctaaacattaggaagaactttctgaccgtcagagctgtttgacagtggaatttgcTGTCTCAGGGggtggtggcgtctccttctttggaggtttttaaacagagggtagatgaacatatgtcgggagtgctttgattgtgtgttcttgcatggcagggggttggactggatggcccttggggtctcttccaactctatgactctatgtgCTGCCAAGGTGTCTTAAGATTATGCCCAGAGAAAGGCAAGGTTCTAGTCCTCATGGATCAGCAAATAGGCCTGCAGCGTGAGGCAAATCATCTGGGGAAATATTACAGTTCTTTGCCTTCCCTATGGTGAGGAGAACGACACTGCGCCAGACCAGAAAACATCAAAATCTCTGCTATGCTATTAAGCTACAATCATTACTCACAGAGAAGTATGCATACCAGATTGCAGGCTATGTGATTTTTGGGAGAATTTAAGGGCCGTTTCCTCCTAAACAACCTGACCTGTCCACTCGGGTCGTGTTCAGTGGCCCTGCTTCGGATACCCCTGCTACATGGTTGATAACCTGAGAAATGGTTGTAGACCAAAACTTTAGATCTCCTGCCCCAAGAAGATGTGTTTGTTTCCCTCTATCAGTACCTTCGGAGAGCAGGTGAAGACCTTTTAGTTTCGTTCCAAAACTATGACCCGCCTCCCTTCCTACTTTTGGTGTGGTGTGTTTATACGTTTGCATTGAATTGCAGATTATTTGAAATCCCACCCCATCCATTTATTTAGCTCATGGACCAACGTTGTGAGCAAAAGGACAGGGGTACGTTTATGTACAGCATATCCAATAGGCACATatacaaaatacaatttaaaaaaattactatagGTTTGTAAAAACTTAACACCGTTAcagtatgcagaattatttagtTAAAATTTAAGAACTAGTGCCATTGTGTGCCGTAGGCAGGAATTCAGCAACAGCTCAGTGTGGTAAGTCCGCTTCAAAGTCTGAATAGTGACTGAACATGGGCAGAGGGCAAATGGTTTTTTTCCCGCAAGCGAGAAATCCCCTCCTCATCCCACTAACATTTTTACAAATTAACCATCCACCACATTAGAGCAAATATCTGTCAGCATCAGTGTGGCTTTGCAAAAAGCAGAAAAGCGCTCACCTGTCCATTCGGCATTCTAAGTATTCCTTCGATTCCTGCCTACATAGGTTGTTCTCAAAGCTTTTCTCCCGCAGACATTTCATGTATTTCTCTTTGAAGGCTTTACATTCACCTGCATCAGGTGGAAggtacatggggtggggggaggggggaggagaatagATATAGCATCAGCCGCAGAACAAAGACTGGGACAGGGGGGAGATTGGCAGGTGGGGAACGTTTGCTGCAGACCTTGAAGCAGCCAAATTCGGAGAAATAAATACTACAGACGTATTGAGCAATACTCCAAAAGTTAAATGGCAATGAAATAAAAGTAGTATAACACATCTAACAGCCTGGGTTTCATATTTAGAGAGAAATTACCGGTAGTTAAAGGCAGAATGTTCTGGCTGTTGGGGACACCATCTGTGTATTAtaaaaggctttcacagacaaAATCAACTGGCTactgttgggttttccgggcttttgtggccgtggtctggtgatttTAGCTCcgaacattttgcctgtatctatggctggtatgTCCAGAGCCATGTCTCCACTCTAGCACTGACAGAAATGCAACTTTCTGTGACATATTTATTGACTTAAAATATGTATCTATGGACCCACCCAGAGCTAACTCAAGGTGCCAGTCCTTTTAAAACCCAGAGGGCTCAAAGGGTCTGCGCCTTGACTCACCTGCACATATAAATCTGAAATTACTTATTGACTTATGGcagaggtctccaacctatggccctccagatgttccagatgttcatggactgcacttCCCATCATgcccactggccatgctgacagggactaaTGGGACTTGCAGTTCATGGACATTTAGAGGGTgacaggttggagacccctgagtcTTGAAGCATGTCTCTAGGGTGGACCCACCCAGAGGCAAATGAAGGCACCAATCGCTTTAAAAGCCAGAGAACACAAAGGGACTAGCCCCTTGATTAACCAAGAACACATATTTTCTTATAtaaatctgtatttatttattgactttatttaAAGTATGCATCTAGGGACCCACCACAGGCAAATCAGGATGTCGGTTGTTTTAAACACCGGAGGGCTCAAAGGGACTAGGCtagagcatagatgtcaaactcaggcccaccagatgttcatggactaccattcccagcagcccctgctagcacggccaattggcactGCTGGCATTGACTGATGgggatcgtagtccatgaacacctggagggcctgagtttgacacctatggactagagCCTTGGTTAACTTGCCCACCTGTTCTTATATAAATCTGTATTTGTTTATTGACCTAGAGAAGGgtgttcccatcagctctgcccgttggccatgctgacaagggctgatgggaattgcagtccatgaacatctggagggcgacaggttggagacccctgagtcTTGAAGCAGGTCTCTAGTGTGGACCCGCCCCGAGGCAAATCAAAACACCAATCCCTTCAAAACCCAGAGGGCTCAAAAGGACTAGCGCCTTGACTCACCTGCACATCTGTCCTTACATTCGCTTACTGACTTACAGCAACTTTAAGtcactctccagatgttcatggactgcagttcccagacGTATAGGGACCCCTCACGCCCCGAGGCGAATCAAGGCGCCGGTCCCTTTAAGACCCGGAGGGCTCCCAGGGACTGGCGCCTTGGCTGAGCCTCACCGAAATGGTCCAGGGGGAAGGAGCCCTTGTCCGGAGGCTTCGGCTTGAAGCTCTTGCTCCCGAAGTTCATCGCCGTCGACATGGCAACGGAGGCGCCGCTTCAGCCTGTCACCCACGGGGACAGGAACAGCTCCCCACTTCCGGCTTCCGGCGTCGGGCCAGGCCAGAGCGAGCGATCGCAGAGCGACTCGAGCGAGGACCGCCGAAAGCTTGGGAGATGGAGGGACGGTAGTCGTGGGAAACATCACCCCGTtcgaggttgccaacctcccggggGGGGCGGGATCAGGAGATCTCACTGGATTGCAGCTGATTTCCAAGAAGGCAGCTTCAGATGCGGGGCCGGTTagtctgaagcagcaggaaaaacttTTTGAATCCAGTAGTGGCACCGTTAAGACTAGAACAATTTTATTCTTGCTataagcttccttccttccttccttccttccttccttccttccttccttccttcaattttctttctttcatattcattccttccttcctctttttctttctttttctgtccttcatctctctctctccatccatccatccatccatccatccatccatccatccatccatctatctatctatctatctatctatctatctatctatctatctatctatctatctatctatctatctatctatctatctatctatctatctatctatctatctttttctttctttcttcctttcttcctttcttcctttctttcctttctttttctgtccttCCTTCGTCTTTTTTATTTCTCTGTCCTTCCTTACTTTTCTTCCttcatctttccttctttctttttctgtccttcatcttttctttctttctttgtctttccttttcttcattccttcatctttctt is part of the Sphaerodactylus townsendi isolate TG3544 linkage group LG04, MPM_Stown_v2.3, whole genome shotgun sequence genome and encodes:
- the LOC125430573 gene encoding cytochrome c oxidase assembly protein COX19 codes for the protein MSTAMNFGSKSFKPKPPDKGSFPLDHFGECKAFKEKYMKCLREKSFENNLCRQESKEYLECRMDR